The segment AAGGCCATAGTGACGCCGCAGGCTTCCATGCGGGCCAGCGGAGGGTCGATGCCGAAATAAGCGTTGGAACCGGGGCAAACCACTATGGGGACCTCCGCTTCGGCGCATTTCAAGAAATCGGAATCGTCGGCCTCGCTCATATGGACAATGAACGCGGGATCCAGGGAGAGAATGAAATCAATATCCTCGCGGACCCTCTCGCTGGCATGCAAGGCGAACGGCACCTTTCTCTCCCTGGCGAAATCTGCGACGGCTTCCACATATCCCATAGGCATATCGGAAACGCTTGGCAGACCTATGCCGTCCGCCCACAGCATCAGCGCCTCCATCTCCTCCGGATCGAATTCCTTGGAGATGGGACGGCCCATGATCATCGCGTCGGGAACGGATTCCCTCAGAAGCCTGCAGCCCTCCGCTCCGCCTTCCCTGAAATCTATGAAGGTTGCCGCGCCGTAGCCGAAAGAATCGGCCGCGAACCTCTGCATGCAATCAGAGACGAACTCGGGGGGCGCCGAAGCCAGGAACTTATGCTTCAGACCGTCGGGAGGGGCCACCAATTCCTCGATCGAGAGGCCGTCAGGCACCTCCAAGCCATAGTCCGCGCAATGCGTATGGGCGTTCACGGCCCCTGGAAAAAGAGCGACCTTAATGTCCGTCGGCTCGGGGCATGGGCCTTCCCCCTCCTCCACGATCATCCCGTTCTCGGCGATCAGATAGCCTCTGCGGAACGATCCGCGAAAGCATTCATAAGAATCGGCGGCTAAACGGCCCGTTCCCGGCGTGATTGGCATGCCGGCCAGATTAGGTTGCGGATATAACAGAATACCGCCTTAGTTCCTTCGTATCCTCATCGATTGAGATAAAACTTCGATGCTGCCTATGGACTTGGCAGTTTTCGCTCCGATTGAAAGTCTCGCCTGACATAAATGGATGG is part of the Candidatus Methanomethylophilaceae archaeon genome and harbors:
- a CDS encoding amidohydrolase family protein, which codes for MPITPGTGRLAADSYECFRGSFRRGYLIAENGMIVEEGEGPCPEPTDIKVALFPGAVNAHTHCADYGLEVPDGLSIEELVAPPDGLKHKFLASAPPEFVSDCMQRFAADSFGYGAATFIDFREGGAEGCRLLRESVPDAMIMGRPISKEFDPEEMEALMLWADGIGLPSVSDMPMGYVEAVADFARERKVPFALHASERVREDIDFILSLDPAFIVHMSEADDSDFLKCAEAEVPIVVCPGSNAYFGIDPPLARMEACGVTMALGTDNGMLRVPDLAAEANLFVRAMAKQGGDSASVFGTFSSLNSKLLNQNIRISEAIQGQCLAVPFEGEPSAESIFRVGAPSFPLTRKRGGLHGVQEHTRSH